The following coding sequences lie in one Nocardioides sambongensis genomic window:
- a CDS encoding sigma factor-like helix-turn-helix DNA-binding protein: MGDLSEAEIAEATGISRGAVKSTASRAIDALQRVLTAQEAAR; this comes from the coding sequence CTGGGGGACCTCAGCGAGGCCGAGATCGCGGAGGCGACCGGGATCTCCCGCGGTGCGGTGAAGTCCACGGCCAGCCGCGCCATCGATGCACTGCAGAGGGTGCTGACGGCACAGGAGGCAGCACGATGA
- a CDS encoding RNA polymerase sigma factor, translating into MTERSGPDGVDVAGLYAAHRVSLTRLAILLVDDEASAEDVVQDAFAALVRGHRRLRDPAAAVGYLRTSVVNNARSALRRRRTSRGYRPPREYGPADPVERVVLAEEHREVLRALDQLGQRQREVLVLRYWGTSARPRSRRRPGSPAVR; encoded by the coding sequence ATGACGGAGCGCAGCGGACCGGACGGTGTCGACGTCGCCGGCCTGTACGCCGCCCACCGGGTGTCGTTGACCCGGTTGGCGATCCTGCTGGTCGACGACGAGGCCAGCGCCGAGGACGTGGTCCAAGACGCGTTCGCCGCCCTGGTGCGCGGTCACCGGCGCCTTCGCGATCCCGCTGCCGCCGTCGGCTACCTGCGCACCAGCGTGGTCAACAACGCGCGCTCGGCGCTGCGCCGGCGACGTACCTCCCGCGGCTACCGCCCGCCGCGGGAGTACGGCCCGGCGGACCCCGTGGAGCGGGTGGTGCTCGCCGAGGAGCACCGGGAGGTGCTGCGCGCCCTCGACCAGCTGGGCCAACGCCAGCGTGAGGTGCTCGTGCTGCGGTACTGGGGGACCTCAGCGAGGCCGAGATCGCGGAGGCGACCGGGATCTCCCGCGGTGCGGTGA
- a CDS encoding mycoredoxin, with amino-acid sequence MSFTMYTTPWCGYCHRLKSQLDREGIGFEIVDIEAHPEAAAVVEQANGGNQTVPTLVYSDGTAQTNPSVAQIKEKLAALAG; translated from the coding sequence ATGAGCTTCACGATGTACACGACCCCCTGGTGCGGCTACTGCCACCGGCTGAAGTCGCAGCTGGACCGGGAGGGCATCGGATTCGAGATCGTCGACATCGAGGCGCACCCGGAGGCTGCCGCCGTCGTCGAGCAGGCCAACGGCGGCAACCAGACCGTGCCCACGCTCGTCTACTCCGACGGCACCGCGCAGACCAACCCCTCGGTGGCGCAGATCAAGGAGAAGCTCGCGGCCCTCGCCGGCTGA
- a CDS encoding HRDC domain-containing protein yields MVDQAAAFAAEHSGGASLNGFVDDLDRRAAEQHAPSADGVTLATFHAAKGLEWDAVFCCGAQDGTVPISYAEQAGEAGRPEAIEEERRLLYVGMTRAREHLSVSWAAARNPGQAARRRPSRFLLPLLPASQQPQAARSRGRVARCRECHQPLGTPGEKKRGRCAHHPVPYDEALLDRLKTWRRAESSEQGKPAYVVFTDATLELIAEFEPADLDALGRISGVGPAKLEQYGEAVLAVVAGNLPEMSDK; encoded by the coding sequence CTGGTCGACCAGGCGGCGGCGTTCGCCGCCGAGCACAGCGGCGGCGCCTCGCTGAACGGTTTCGTGGACGACCTGGACCGGCGCGCCGCCGAGCAGCACGCGCCGTCGGCGGACGGCGTCACCCTGGCCACCTTCCACGCCGCCAAGGGCCTGGAGTGGGATGCCGTCTTCTGCTGCGGCGCCCAGGACGGCACGGTGCCGATCAGCTATGCCGAGCAGGCCGGCGAGGCCGGCAGGCCCGAGGCGATCGAGGAGGAGCGTCGCCTGCTCTACGTCGGCATGACCCGCGCCCGCGAGCACCTCAGCGTCTCCTGGGCCGCCGCACGCAACCCGGGACAGGCCGCGCGCCGCCGCCCGTCCCGCTTCCTGCTGCCGCTGCTGCCCGCCTCCCAGCAACCCCAGGCCGCGCGCTCCCGCGGACGGGTGGCCCGCTGCCGGGAGTGCCATCAGCCGCTGGGCACCCCGGGGGAGAAGAAGCGCGGTCGCTGCGCGCACCACCCGGTTCCCTACGACGAGGCACTGCTGGATCGCCTGAAGACGTGGCGGCGGGCCGAGTCGAGCGAGCAGGGGAAACCTGCGTACGTGGTCTTCACCGACGCCACGCTCGAGCTGATCGCCGAGTTCGAGCCTGCCGACCTGGATGCTCTGGGGCGGATCAGCGGAGTCGGTCCGGCCAAGCTGGAGCAGTACGGAGAGGCCGTTCTCGCGGTGGTGGCAGGAAATCTTCCAGAAATGTCCGATAAATGA
- a CDS encoding WhiB family transcriptional regulator: protein MTISVLEPTLDERLPCRLNDAELWFAESPSDLEAAKALCGDCPMQAMCLAGALERREPWGVWGGELFLSGAVIARKRPRGRPRKDASAA from the coding sequence ATGACCATCAGTGTTCTCGAGCCGACACTGGACGAGCGCCTGCCCTGCCGTCTCAACGACGCGGAGCTGTGGTTCGCAGAATCGCCCTCCGACCTGGAGGCGGCGAAAGCACTCTGCGGCGACTGCCCGATGCAGGCCATGTGTCTCGCCGGAGCTCTCGAGCGGCGCGAGCCCTGGGGCGTCTGGGGCGGTGAGCTGTTCCTATCCGGAGCGGTGATCGCCCGCAAGCGGCCACGCGGCCGCCCGCGCAAGGACGCCAGCGCCGCGTGA
- the nudC gene encoding NAD(+) diphosphatase: MIVPGEVAAEEPGAWVPLRGLLSFLDAAEEGIAPLLFHAMGIAEWQWATRHCPRCGGSLESRAAGHELRCTECGKTQFPRTDPAVIMLITDGPSGTPEERCLLGRHPMWPAGRFSTLAGFCEPGETLEDTVRREVQEETGVVVGQVDYFGNQPWPLPASLMLGFTGRAVRAEIVLEDDDVEDARWFSRAEMAEQARSGELVLPGGVSISRSLVEHWYGEALPGSW, from the coding sequence GTGATCGTCCCCGGTGAGGTCGCCGCCGAGGAGCCCGGCGCCTGGGTGCCGCTGCGCGGCCTCCTGTCGTTCCTGGACGCCGCGGAGGAGGGGATCGCTCCGTTGCTCTTCCACGCGATGGGGATCGCCGAGTGGCAGTGGGCCACCCGCCACTGCCCGCGCTGCGGGGGCTCCTTGGAGTCGAGGGCGGCCGGTCACGAGCTGCGCTGCACCGAGTGTGGCAAGACCCAGTTCCCGCGCACCGACCCGGCCGTGATCATGCTGATCACCGACGGCCCGTCCGGCACCCCCGAGGAACGTTGCCTGCTCGGCCGGCACCCGATGTGGCCGGCTGGGCGCTTCTCCACGCTCGCCGGGTTCTGCGAGCCGGGGGAGACCCTCGAGGACACGGTGCGCCGAGAGGTGCAGGAGGAGACCGGCGTCGTGGTCGGACAGGTCGACTACTTCGGCAACCAGCCGTGGCCGCTGCCGGCCAGCCTGATGCTGGGGTTCACCGGGCGGGCGGTGCGTGCGGAGATCGTCCTCGAGGACGATGACGTGGAGGATGCCCGGTGGTTCAGCCGCGCCGAGATGGCGGAGCAGGCGCGATCGGGTGAGCTGGTGCTCCCCGGCGGCGTCTCGATCAGCCGCTCGTTGGTCGAGCACTGGTACGGCGAGGCCCTGCCCGGCAGCTGGTGA
- a CDS encoding ATP-dependent helicase has translation MSDALLGSTSSTPTSILDALDPEQRAVAEALRGPVRVLAGAGTGKTRAITHRIAHGVATGVYAPTEVLALTFTTRAAGELRQRLRQLGASGVQARTFHSAALRQLRFFWPQVHGTELPTLTESKLGLLAAACRSLRIQADQALLRDVASEIEWAKVSNVGHDDYPARAGKAGRSVADQTPDTVAKLFAAYEDVKRSQGRMDMEDVLLFTAGLLGEDERVAAQVRRQYKWFVVDEFQDVSPLQFALLRLWLGGRDELCVVGDPAQTIYSFAGADAGYLKDFSRHYPGATSVELVRNYRSTPQVVAAANGLLAGTSSAGVELRAQRPAGASVRYAGHPDEVAEAAAVADQITRLHRAGTGYGEMAVLFRINAQSETFEDALADRGIPYVVRGAARFFDRPEVREAVTRLRGAARSGTPTTTTPTAPGSTRSAMCWAAWAGVSSHQRRAVSSGTGGSRSRRWSTRRRRSPPSTAAAPR, from the coding sequence ATGTCCGATGCTCTGCTCGGCTCGACCTCCTCCACTCCGACCTCGATCCTGGACGCCCTCGATCCCGAGCAGCGAGCGGTCGCGGAGGCCCTGCGCGGACCGGTCCGGGTGCTCGCCGGTGCCGGCACCGGCAAGACGCGGGCGATCACCCACCGGATCGCGCACGGGGTGGCCACGGGCGTCTACGCGCCGACCGAGGTCCTGGCGCTCACCTTCACCACCCGGGCCGCGGGCGAGCTGCGGCAACGGCTGCGGCAGTTGGGCGCCTCCGGGGTCCAAGCGCGGACCTTCCACAGCGCGGCGCTGCGCCAGCTGAGGTTCTTCTGGCCGCAGGTGCACGGCACCGAGCTCCCCACGCTGACCGAGTCCAAGCTCGGGTTGCTGGCGGCCGCCTGCCGCAGCCTGCGGATCCAGGCCGACCAGGCACTGCTGCGCGACGTCGCCTCCGAGATCGAGTGGGCGAAGGTGAGCAACGTCGGTCACGACGACTACCCGGCACGCGCCGGGAAGGCAGGCCGGTCCGTCGCCGACCAGACACCCGACACCGTCGCCAAGCTGTTCGCCGCCTACGAGGACGTCAAGCGGTCCCAGGGCAGGATGGACATGGAGGACGTCCTGCTCTTCACCGCCGGGCTGCTCGGCGAGGACGAGCGGGTGGCCGCGCAGGTGCGCCGCCAGTACAAGTGGTTCGTCGTCGACGAGTTCCAGGACGTCTCGCCGCTCCAGTTCGCCCTGCTGCGGCTCTGGCTCGGCGGCCGTGACGAGCTCTGTGTGGTCGGGGACCCGGCGCAGACCATCTACTCCTTCGCCGGCGCGGACGCCGGCTACCTGAAGGACTTCTCGCGGCACTACCCCGGCGCGACCTCGGTCGAGCTGGTCCGCAACTACCGCTCGACCCCCCAGGTCGTCGCCGCGGCCAACGGGCTCCTGGCCGGCACCTCCAGCGCCGGTGTCGAGCTGCGCGCCCAGCGACCGGCGGGGGCCAGCGTCCGCTACGCCGGCCACCCCGACGAGGTGGCCGAGGCGGCCGCCGTCGCGGACCAGATCACCCGGCTGCACCGGGCCGGCACCGGCTACGGCGAGATGGCGGTGCTGTTCCGGATCAACGCGCAGTCCGAGACCTTCGAGGACGCCCTGGCCGACCGGGGGATCCCTTACGTCGTACGCGGGGCGGCCCGCTTCTTCGACCGGCCCGAGGTGCGGGAGGCGGTCACCCGTCTCCGTGGAGCGGCGCGCTCGGGCACGCCGACAACGACGACGCCGACGGCGCCTGGGTCGACGCGGTCCGCGATGTGCTGGGCGGCATGGGCTGGAGTGTCGAGCCACCAGCGGCGCGCGGTCAGCAGCGGGACCGGTGGGAGTCGTTCCAGGCGCTGGTCGACCAGGCGGCGGCGTTCGCCGCCGAGCACAGCGGCGGCGCCTCGCTGA